A genomic region of Elaeis guineensis isolate ETL-2024a chromosome 9, EG11, whole genome shotgun sequence contains the following coding sequences:
- the LOC105051319 gene encoding peroxisomal membrane protein 13, translating into MASTNSGATPPPKPWEQAGNSSGPAPFKPPSSGSTSEVVEASGTANAGEIVPNAQRNTSTTNTLGRPVPPRPWEQSYGNSYYNSGHGSSLFSPYSTLGGSYNSGLYGNSMYRSFGGFGGNMYNNGFGGPLGSYGMGVGGPYGNEDPNNPYGPSSPPGFWISFIRVMNGVVNFFGRISILIDQNTQAFHLFMSALLQIIDRTGLLYGELARFVLRLLGIRKKPRKDQKLGSSELSGNSQVPGQRYIEGPRDASGSWDNVWGDGIRGSS; encoded by the exons ATGGCTTCCACCAACTCAG GTGCAACTCCACCTCCAAAACCTTGGGAACAAGCAGGGAACTCATCTGGTCCTGCACCTTTCAAGCCGCCATCATCTGGCAGCACAAGTGAAGTAGTTGAAGCATCTGGGACAGCAAATGCAGGAGAGATTGTTCCAAATGCTCAGAGGAATACTTCAACAACAAATACTCTTGGGAGGCCTGTGCCACCAAGGCCATGGGAGCAAAGTTATGGGAACA GCTATTACAACTCAGGCCATGGTTCCAGCTTATTCAGTCCATATAGTACACTTGGTGGTTCATATAATAGTGGCCTTTATGGAAATAGCATGTACAGAAGTTTTGGAGGTTTTGGAGGCAACATGTATAACAATGGATTTGGTGGCCCATTGGGTTCTTATGGGATGGGTGTTGGTGGTCCGTATGGCAATGAGGATCCTAATAACCCATATGGCCCTTCATCACCTCCAGGCTTCTGGATATCCTTCATTCGAGTG ATGAATGGAGTTGTGAACTTTTTTGGTCGGATATCAATCCTTATTGATCAGAATACTCAAGCCTTCCATCTGTTTATGTCAGCACTTCTTCAA atcATCGACCGTACTGGCTTATTATATGGTGAGCTTGCAAGGTTTGTGTTGCGGTTGCTGGGGATCAGAAAAAAGCCAAGAAAAGACCAAAAACTGGGATCTTCTGAGCTTTCTGGTAACTCTCAAGTGCCGGGACAAAGGTACATTGAGGGCCCTAGAGATGCTAGTGGTTCGTGGGATAATGTCTGGGGAGATGGTATCAGAGGATCCAGCTGA